The following are encoded in a window of Dysidea avara chromosome 4, odDysAvar1.4, whole genome shotgun sequence genomic DNA:
- the LOC136253110 gene encoding uncharacterized protein, giving the protein MSALSASLSENMTVKELGSWLIDNGFSENIRQRFEDEEMDGEAIFGAFGCQAGPDCLKDILPTYGQHIKVYRAIKTAIDMMHYNEPKESSVPPTGLPMLLSTEASANPRSEQLSYQSDTDTPMLSPSCSSSQKSSSCSQSKIDRHLPSKVCKLPDPFILPVFRDTTEENLRNKNFYPDGRKYIVRVLATMMLTTGTRATTSDCDHVAKALIRKFPFLKEYQSWSQYIYVRCQNVNRKPAGEETKPKKPKVEEHRQHSYPSLQGEREDDHTHKRNMELLRQELALGKPAGNSNVKQLMPRTFLY; this is encoded by the exons ATGTCTGCGTTGAGCGCTTCGTTAAGTGAAAATATGACTGTCAAAGAATTGGGTTCGTGGCTCATTGACAATGGATTTTCTGAAAATATTCGCCAGCGTTTTGAAG ATGAAGAAATGGATGGAGAAGCTATTTTTGGTGCCTTTGGGTGCCAAGCTGGACCAGACTGCCTTAAGGACATTTTGCCAACATATGGCCAACACATTAAAGTTTACCGTGCTATTAAGACTGCCATTGATATGATGCATTATAATGAG CCTAAAGAGTCAAGTGTGCCACCTACTGGTTTGCCTATG CTGTTAAGCACTGAAGCAAGTGCCAACCCAAGGAGTGAGCAATTGTCTTATCAGTCAGATACAGACACACCTATG CTGTCACCATCATGTAGTTCTTCACAGAAATCTAGTAGTTGTTCACAGAGCAAGATTGACAGACATCTACCTAGTAAA GTATGCAAACTGCCTGACCCATTTATACTACCAGTGTTCAGAGACACTACTGAGGAGAACCTACgaaacaaaaatttttatcCAGATGGTAGGAAATACATAGTCAGGGTgctggctacaatgatgttaacaacTGGGACGCGTGCAACCACTAGTGATTGTGACCATGTTGCTAAAGCCCTTATAAGAAAGTTTCCTTTTCTAAAGGAATAT CAATCTTGGTCCCAATACATTTATGTGAGATGTCAAAACGTTAATCGAAAACCAGCAGGAGAAGAAACTAAGCCTAAAAAACCTAAAGTGGAAGAACACAGACAACATTCATATCCATCTCTGCAAGGAGAACGAGAAGATGATCATACTCATAAAAGGAACATGGAGCTATTGAGACAAGAGTTAGCATTAGGCAAACCAGCAGGCAATTCCAACGTCAAGCAATTGATGCCAAGAACATTCCTGTACTGA